GCCCTCACCAGGGAGGAGGCCTGGTCTGTAGCCCTGGTGGACAGGACCATCAGCTACCTCAGCCTGATTGCGGTGGGGCTGGTCTTCTTCGCCCTGAGGCAGATGTCTAGGGCAAGGTCCAGGAGCGGATAAAGGCCCCGCTGGGCACCCAGCTTGCATTGGCGACGGACCAAGCCGTGTTGGGGGGCTGGGTGTAGCCCGGTATCTGCCGGACATAAGCCTGGAGGATAACATCCCCGGCGGTGGCAGTAATCACATAGTCCCGGTAGGCTGTAAGATAGACCCAGGTATCCGCGGTGCCACCCGAGGGGGCAAAGGGGGCGGTGGTCTTGGTCTCCCGCCCCCGGGTGTTGTCAAAGACCACCGAGTAAAGCCCCGGCCCGATGGCTATGGACACCGAGAGGTTATTGGTGGCGGTGCCGGGAGTGCTCCCTGTGTCCAGGGTGGGGGGGTCCTTGGGCCAGTTGTCTATCCTCCCCGGTGGAAAGGGCTGGCCGGTGCGGTCGTCAATAGGCAGTCCATCCCACACCCCCACCCGGGAGACACCCCGAGGGCTGTAGGCCCAGTTTATTATCAGGATACCCGCCCTCACATTGAAGATGCGCATCAGGTAGCCGTAGCCCCCGGGGAGGGTGGCAAAGTCCGGATTGAGGGTCCCGGGGTCAAGGTACTGCTGCTGGCCGGCGGGCTGGGTCCCCGGGGAAGGGGAGGAGAGGCTCAGGCTCACCGTATATCCATTGACCGTTACCGAAGGGAGGGCATAGCTGGTAGTAATCTGGTAGGTGTCGTAGGGCTGGCCAGGTAAGTGGGGATTATAGGTAACATAGGTTGTGGGGATGCCGTCGGCACCCATTTTGAGGTCGGCCATCACCCTTTTTATGCCCGCCTCGGCGGCTGCCTGCTGATAGGCCCGTTCCAGGGCCTTGTCCCGGCTCCTTAGGGTGACCCCCGCATAGGTGAGCAGGGGGGTCACCACCAGGGCAGCCATGGCCATAAAGACCAGGGCCCAGGCCAGGGCCTGCCCCTTCTCTCTTCCGACCCTTTCTCTCATCTTTCCCCCTACGAAGCCAGGAACTGCAACTGGTCCGCGGAGAGGGTAAAGGTGGGCGTATTGGAAGCCTCCACCTTTATCCTTACCACCCTCACCTGGTTGATGTAGGCCAGATAGGCCGGGTCCAGAAGCAGGAAGTTAAAGTTCTGGGATGTGTCGGCCTGGGTGAGAGTAAAGCTGGCGGTCGCGGTGGACGAGAAATCGCCGGTGGCGGGGTCAATCACATAGAAGAGCACTGCTGTACCGGCCTTGCTGGACTGGGCGGTGAACCTCACCTCCACCTGGGAGATGGTAGAGGGTAAGGTCATGGTCTCGCTGTCCCCCCGCCAGGTCACCCACTTGGTGCCCCCGCCGGTGGTGGAGTCAACAACATAGAAGACCCCGTCTATATCCCGGAGGGCGGCCACCCCCCCGGAGACAAATGTCCCCCTCTGGATAGTGGGGGCAGAGGCCAGGTAGTAGGTGTATACGCCCGGGGGCGGGGTGGGGGTGGCGGTCTGCCCCGGGGGGGCCACCAGGGGCTCCTGCCGGGGCCTCAGGGCGGCGGTAATGGTGGCACTCTCGGTAACAGGACTGGCTCCCGCCTCTTCTACAGTAGCCGTGACCCTCACCTCCAGGTAGTAGCTGGAGGGAAACCAGGAAAAGCTGACATCCCCTTCCTGGGCGATGTGCCTGGCCAGGGCCAGGGTGCTCTGCGGCACCCCACCCACCACCTCCTGGCGCATCAGGTTCCCCGATTCATAGTAGTAGGTGACGCTAGACTGGGAAACCCCCGCCCCGGTCCGGGAGTTCCACTCAAACCGACCATAGTTAGGGCTGGAGAGGGGGGTATAGGCCTCCGCCATGTTTGCGTCCCGGCTGGCCCAGTAGTTCACCTGCTCCACGTCAGAGAGGGCAGTCAGGGTGTCCTGGGGACGGCCAGGGAGCCAGATGAGGGCAAAGACCGCCGCCGCCAGGCCCGTTACCACCAGCCCGGTGAGGGCCAGTCCGATGAGCACCTCCGCCAGGGTGAAGCCCCTTCCGCCCTCCCCCCCGTTCCCTTGACGGCTACCTGCCTTTGCCCTCATTCCCTCACCTTGTAGCCCTGGAGCTCCATATTGCCGAAAGGCCCGTCCACCCTGATGGTGATGAGCTGGACTGTCTCCGGGGCAGCGCTTCCACCGGGGTACTGATAGCTCACCGGCACCGTCGCCGTTATCTGGATGGTGTAGCCAGCCGGGATACCGGGGACCTGGGTATAGGCGGCGGGGAGGGGGTCATAGGGCTGGCGGAGGACATCCTCCAACTGGCCCTGGGCCAGGCGATACATGCTTGCCCGGTCCTGGGCCCGGTCCGCCGCCGTCACCCCCACCGATACCCCTCCCAGGAGGGCCGGGACTGTGACAGCCGCCAGGGCCAGCCCGATGAGCACCTCCAGGAGAATATAGCCCCTTTTCATCAGCCCCAGTTTATCCCCCGCCTGCTAGTGGGTCAATGTGGAAAGTGGTAAGATATTCACGCTATGTGGTGGCGAAGGCGTGGCTTTCATGCCGGGTTCCGTTTCGGCTTCCCACCGTTCTTCATTCTACTTCGGCTCCCGTCCCTTCCCCAGCAAAGAAGAATACATCAAGATGCTGGAGGACCATAAGAAGGAACTGGAGGTAGAGCTCCAGGAGGTAACCAAAGAGATAGAAGAGCTCAAGAAGGGCTAGAGCCGGCCGACGGGTATGGTATACTGAGAAAGCCTCGGGCTTTCCAGTCTCTCATTTTTTTGGCGAAGGAGGACGGGCCCCATGGGAAAGGCCAACCGGATAGTTGTACTCTTTAAAGAAGTAGGGAAGGAAGACTTATCCCTGGTCGGAGGGAAGGGGGCCAACCTGGGCGAGCTCCTCCGCCACGGCATCCCTGTCCCGCCTGGCTTTGTCGTTACCGCCCCGGCCTATTCATCCTTCCTGGAGAAGGCCCGCCTCAAAGCCCCTATCCAGGAACTCCTGGAAAAGCTGGACCGCTCTGATACCCAGGCCCTCCAGGAGACCGCCGCCCGCATCAAGGAACTGATAACCGAGGCCCCTATGCCCGCCGAGATAGCCGAAGCCATTGAGCATGCCTACAGAAATCTGGGGGGAGGGTCGGTGGCAGTGCGCTCCTCGGCCACAGCCGAGGACCTGCCGGAAGCATCCTTCGCCGGCCAGCAGCGGACCTTTCTCAACGTGCGGGGAGAGAAGGAGGTGGTGAAGGCCGTCCTGGGCTGCTGGGCCTCCCTCTTTGAGCCCCGGGCTATCTTCTACCGCACCCAGCACCGCTTTGACCACCTGGACATCGCCATTGCCGTCCCGGTCCAGCGCATGGTCCAGTCCCATGTCTCGGGGGTAATGTTCACCGTGGAGCCGGTAGCCTCCGATAGTAGCAAGATAGTTATTGAGGCCGTCTTTGGACTGGGGGAGGCCATCGTCTCGGGCGAGGTAACCCCGGACCTCTATGTGGTGGACAAGAGGGACTTCCAGATTGTGGAAAAGAAAGTGGGGCGTCAGGAATGGCAGCTCATCCGCAACCCCCTGCGCTGGGGGGCCAAAGGAGAAGCCAATATCAAGGTCACCCTCCTCCCCCAGGAACAGACCCTCCAGAAGCTCACCGACCAGGAGGTCCTGAAGCTGGCCCAACTGGGAAAGCAGATTGAGGACATCTACAAGTTCCCCCAGGACATTGAATGGGCCAGGGAAGGCAGGGAGTTCTTCATCGTCCAGACTCGCCCCGTCACCACCATGCGCGCCCGGGAGGAGGCGTTGCCGGAGATAGACCTGCCCCTCATCCTCACCGGGGCAAAGGGCAGCCCGGGCATCGCCTCCGGCCCGGTAAAGATAGTGTCCGATGCCAGCGAGATAGGCAAGGTGGCCAAGGGGGATGTGCTGGTGGCCAAGGTGACCAACCCCGACTTCGTCCCCGCCATGAAGAGGGCGGTGGGCATTGTTACCGACGAGGGGGGCCGGACCTCCCACGCCGCCATCGTCAGCCGGGAGCTAGGCATCCCCTGCGTGGTGGGCACCAGCAAGGCTACCCATGTCCTGAAGGACAGAACCATCATCACCGTTGACGGCTCCCAGGGCAAGGTCCACCTCGGCCGGGCGGTGGTCTCCCCCGCCCCCACCCCCCGCGTGGTCCGCCGCGCCCTCCACACCAAGACGAGGCTTTATGTCAACCTGGCCGAGCCGGAAAGGGCGGAGGAGATAGCGGCCCGGGATGTGGAGGGGGTGGGGCTCCTCCGGGCCGAGTTCATCATCGCCCAGATAGGCCTCCACCCCCGCTATGTCCTGGCCAAAGGGCGGCAGGAGGAGTTTATCAGCCGCCTGGCCGAAGGCCTCACCACCTTCACCCGCGCATTCCACCCCCGCCCGGTGGTCTACCGCACCACCGATTTCAAGACCAACGAATACCGCAACCTGGAGGGCGGGGCCGAATACGAGCAGGAGGAAGAGAACCCCATGCTGGGCTACCGGGGCTGCTCCCGCTACGTCCGGGAAAAGGATGCCTTCCAGCTAGAGATAGACGCCATCAAGAGGGTTAGAGAGAAATACAACAACCTCTGGGTGATGGTCCCCTTCGTCCGCACCGTGGAGGAGATGGCCCGGACCAGGGAGCTCCTGGAGGCAGGAGGGCTCAAGGCTTCGGCAGACTTCAAACTCTGGATGATGACCGAGATCCCATCCAACATCTTCCTCCTGGGCAAGTTCATCGATGTGGGCATAGACGGCATATCCATCGGCTCCAACGACCTCACCCAGCTCATCCTGGGCATTGACCGGGACAACACCCTCCTGGCCCAGGACTTTGATGAGAGAAACGAGGCAGTGATGCTCGCCCTAGAGCAGGCCATCAAGACCTGCGTCCACCGGGGCATCACCAGCTCCATCTGCGGCCAGGCCCCCTCGGTCTACCCTGAACTTACCGAGAAGCTGGTGGAGTGGGGGATTACCTCCGTCTCCGTCAGCCCAGACATGATAGACCAGACCCGGGAAATAATCGCCGATGTGGAAGCCCGCCTTGCCACCCCTTCCCGTCTCCGCCGCCTGGCCCGGAGCCGTGAAGAAGAGGAAGGATGACCCTCGGTGAAGTCCGCCAGCGCCTGGAGGAGAGGGAGGAAGCTCTCTCCCCCTATGCCACAAGAAGCTCTCTGAGCCACCGGCTCCGCCCCGAGCCCCCCGACGCCCTCCGCACCACCTTCCAGCGGGACAGGGACCGTATCCTCCACTCCAAGGCCTTCCGCCGCCTCAAGCACAAGACCCAGGTCTTCATCAACCCGGAGGGGGACCATTTTGTTACCCGCCTCACCCATACCCTGGAGGTAGCCCAGATAGCCCGCACCATCGCCCGGGCCCTGAACCTGAACGAGGACCTGGCCGAGGCCATCGCCCTGGGCCACGACCTGGGCCACACCCCTTTCGGCCACACCGGCGAGGAGGCGCTGGACCAGCTCTACCCCCACGGCTTCCACCACAGTGAGCAGAGCTTGAGAGTGGTGGATGTCCTGGAAAACGAGGGCCAGGGGCTGAACCTCACGAACGAGGTGAGGGATGGCATCCGTCACCACTCCAAGGCCGGTATTGATGCCGCGGGGCCTGCCACCCTTGAAGGGCAGGTGGTCAAGCTCTCCGATGCCATCGCCTATATCAACCACGATACCGCCGATGCCACCCGGGCCGGCCTGCTGCGGGAGGAGGACCTCCCCCCCCATGTCTTCGCCGTCCTGGGCCGGACCACACGGGAGCGGCTGAACACCCTGATTGCCGATGCCGTCTCTTTCTCCTGGTCCGCCACCGGGCTGGTGGATGCAACAACCCCGGTCATCGGCCTCAGCCCCAGGGTAAGAGAGGCGGCCGAGGCCCTGAGGGAGTTCCTGTTTGAAAAGGTCTATGACCAACTGGCCGAGCTGCAGGAGGCCCGGAGGGCCAAAGAGGCGGTGCGCCTCCTCTACTCCCACTACCTCCACCACCCCGAGGCCCTCCCCCCCGAATACCTCACCCGGGATGAGCCCCTGGCCACCAGGGTGGTGGACTACATCGCCGGCATGACCGACCCCTTTGCCCTCAGGCTGGCCCAGGAGATAGCCCAGGCTTCCTTCCCATGAGTACCGTAGAGGACATCAAGCAGAAGCTGGATATTGCCGAGGTCATCTCTGGATATGTGAAACTTCAGAAGTCGGGCAGGAACTTCCGGGCCCTCTGTCCCTTCCACCAGGAGAAAAGCCCCTCCTTCTATGTCTTCCCGGAGCGGCAGAGCTGGCACTGCTTTGGTGCCTGCCAGACAGGGGGGGACCTCTTCACCTTCATTATGAAGAAAGAGAACCTACCCTTTGGCCAGGCCCTCCATCTTCTGGCCCAGAGGGCCGGGGTGCCCCTGCCCCCTTCCCCCCGCCGCCAGGAGGAGGAACAGCAGAAGGAGAGGCTCTACAGCCTCAATGAACAGGCCGCCAGCTTCTACCACCAGGCCCTTCTGGGCCCGGCGGGCCAGGCCCCCCGGGAATACCTCAAAAAGAGGGGTCTCCTTCCCCAGTCCATGGAAGACTTCCAGATAGGGTATGCCCCCGCAGAGGGGCAGGCCCTCCTCCAGCACCTTTCGGGGCTGGGCTACAGCCGGGAGGCCATCCTGGCCTCAGGCCTGGTGGGAGAGAGGGATGGGAAGCTCCGGGACCTCTTCCGCCACCGCCTTATCTTTCCCATCCGGGAGCCTGGGGGGCGTGGTGCGGGGTTGGGAGGGCGGGCCTTGGACGAGGCCATGCCCAAATACCTCAACTCCCCCCAGAGCCCCATCTTTGATAAGAGCAGCCTCCTCTACGGCCTGGACAGGGCAAAGGAGGCCATCCGCCAGAAGGACCGGGCCATTATTGTGGAAGGGTATATGGATGTCATCGTTGCCCATCAGGCGGGCTACACCGAGACCGTAGCCACCATGGGCCTGGCCATATCAGAAAAACACCTCTCCCTCCTCAAGAGGTCAACGAAGAACCTGGTCCTGGCCCTGGATGCCGATGCTGCCGGGGCCCAGGGCCTCTTCCGCGCCATAACCGATGTGGCCGCCCCCGCCCAGCACAGGGAAAGGCCCTATGACTGGTTCCTGAACGCGGCCTCCCTGGATGCGGAGCTAAGGGTGCTGGTGCTACCCCCGGGGAAAGACCCTGATGAGGTCATCCTCCAGGATAAAGGTCTCTGGGAAAGCCTCGTCTCCCAGGCCCCCCCGGCCATGGACTACCTACTTAAGACCCTGGTGGAGGCCACCAACCTCCAGGACCTGCGGGAGAAGGAGGCCCTGGTGGAGAAGCTCAAGCACCTTTTCCAGGGCCTGGAGGGCTCAGTGCGCTGGGCCCACTACCTGCAGAAACTCTCCCGCCTTATAATGGTAGAGGAGAGGGTCCTGGCCAGCGCCCTCCGCTCCCGGCCCCTCCGGAGGGGGCCCCGGGGAGAAACACGGCTGCCAGGGGCCCCCTCGGTGGAAAGGAGTTGCCTGGCCTTCCTGCTCCGTCATCCTGAGCTGAAGGGACAGGCGGATGTCTTGTCGGCGGAATATTTCCGGGAGGGCCAGCACCGGGAGGTCCTGAGGTTGTGGAAGGAGGACCCTGACCCCCAGGCCCTGGCCCAGAGGCTGGACCCGGTCCTCCGGGAATACCTGGAGGGCCTCCTGGCCCAGCCAGCGCCCCCGGACCTGAAGACGCCGGAGGAAGAGTCGAGGCAGATGGCACTAAGGCTTAAGGAACTGTATCTCCAGGGCCTCAACAAGGCCAGGGAAGAACTCCTGGCCACGGAAGAGGGAAAGGGCTCGGCTGCCCGCCTGGAGGAAATGGGGCTGGAGATAAGCCGGGAGCTGGCCCGCGTCTATCAGGATAGGGCCCGGCTCCGGCTGTCCAG
The DNA window shown above is from Chloroflexota bacterium and carries:
- a CDS encoding type II secretion system GspH family protein, whose product is MKRGYILLEVLIGLALAAVTVPALLGGVSVGVTAADRAQDRASMYRLAQGQLEDVLRQPYDPLPAAYTQVPGIPAGYTIQITATVPVSYQYPGGSAAPETVQLITIRVDGPFGNMELQGYKVRE
- the ppsA gene encoding phosphoenolpyruvate synthase, which codes for MGKANRIVVLFKEVGKEDLSLVGGKGANLGELLRHGIPVPPGFVVTAPAYSSFLEKARLKAPIQELLEKLDRSDTQALQETAARIKELITEAPMPAEIAEAIEHAYRNLGGGSVAVRSSATAEDLPEASFAGQQRTFLNVRGEKEVVKAVLGCWASLFEPRAIFYRTQHRFDHLDIAIAVPVQRMVQSHVSGVMFTVEPVASDSSKIVIEAVFGLGEAIVSGEVTPDLYVVDKRDFQIVEKKVGRQEWQLIRNPLRWGAKGEANIKVTLLPQEQTLQKLTDQEVLKLAQLGKQIEDIYKFPQDIEWAREGREFFIVQTRPVTTMRAREEALPEIDLPLILTGAKGSPGIASGPVKIVSDASEIGKVAKGDVLVAKVTNPDFVPAMKRAVGIVTDEGGRTSHAAIVSRELGIPCVVGTSKATHVLKDRTIITVDGSQGKVHLGRAVVSPAPTPRVVRRALHTKTRLYVNLAEPERAEEIAARDVEGVGLLRAEFIIAQIGLHPRYVLAKGRQEEFISRLAEGLTTFTRAFHPRPVVYRTTDFKTNEYRNLEGGAEYEQEEENPMLGYRGCSRYVREKDAFQLEIDAIKRVREKYNNLWVMVPFVRTVEEMARTRELLEAGGLKASADFKLWMMTEIPSNIFLLGKFIDVGIDGISIGSNDLTQLILGIDRDNTLLAQDFDERNEAVMLALEQAIKTCVHRGITSSICGQAPSVYPELTEKLVEWGITSVSVSPDMIDQTREIIADVEARLATPSRLRRLARSREEEEG
- a CDS encoding deoxyguanosinetriphosphate triphosphohydrolase, with amino-acid sequence MTLGEVRQRLEEREEALSPYATRSSLSHRLRPEPPDALRTTFQRDRDRILHSKAFRRLKHKTQVFINPEGDHFVTRLTHTLEVAQIARTIARALNLNEDLAEAIALGHDLGHTPFGHTGEEALDQLYPHGFHHSEQSLRVVDVLENEGQGLNLTNEVRDGIRHHSKAGIDAAGPATLEGQVVKLSDAIAYINHDTADATRAGLLREEDLPPHVFAVLGRTTRERLNTLIADAVSFSWSATGLVDATTPVIGLSPRVREAAEALREFLFEKVYDQLAELQEARRAKEAVRLLYSHYLHHPEALPPEYLTRDEPLATRVVDYIAGMTDPFALRLAQEIAQASFP
- the dnaG gene encoding DNA primase, coding for MSTVEDIKQKLDIAEVISGYVKLQKSGRNFRALCPFHQEKSPSFYVFPERQSWHCFGACQTGGDLFTFIMKKENLPFGQALHLLAQRAGVPLPPSPRRQEEEQQKERLYSLNEQAASFYHQALLGPAGQAPREYLKKRGLLPQSMEDFQIGYAPAEGQALLQHLSGLGYSREAILASGLVGERDGKLRDLFRHRLIFPIREPGGRGAGLGGRALDEAMPKYLNSPQSPIFDKSSLLYGLDRAKEAIRQKDRAIIVEGYMDVIVAHQAGYTETVATMGLAISEKHLSLLKRSTKNLVLALDADAAGAQGLFRAITDVAAPAQHRERPYDWFLNAASLDAELRVLVLPPGKDPDEVILQDKGLWESLVSQAPPAMDYLLKTLVEATNLQDLREKEALVEKLKHLFQGLEGSVRWAHYLQKLSRLIMVEERVLASALRSRPLRRGPRGETRLPGAPSVERSCLAFLLRHPELKGQADVLSAEYFREGQHREVLRLWKEDPDPQALAQRLDPVLREYLEGLLAQPAPPDLKTPEEESRQMALRLKELYLQGLNKAREELLATEEGKGSAARLEEMGLEISRELARVYQDRARLRLSRSSNA